The following nucleotide sequence is from Azospirillum brasilense.
GGCGCGACATCGTGACCATCGAGCGGCACCGCCAGGGTCTGGAGCGCATCCTCGCGGCCTCGGCCCCGCTGTTCGAAACCCGGTCCATGCGCACGCTGGTCGAGGAGCTGGTGGACCAGCTCAGCAAGGTGGTGGACAACAGCGGCGGCGCCGTTCTGGCCTGCCGCATGGTGGATCGCGGCGACGGCAAGACGCGGGCCACCGTGATCGCCGGCTCCAGCCGCTTCGCGCGGTTTATCGGGCGGCCCGCCTCCGACGCGCTGGAGCCCGACCTGACCGCCCAGGTGGTCGCCGCCTTCGAGACGCAGCAGAGCAGTTTCGGATCGGCCCGCTGCATCCTGGCCTTCCGCACGCGGGAGCATGGGACGACGGTCTTCGCCCTGGAGCGGAGCGAGCCCTATCGCGAGGACGACCACCGGCTGCTGCAGCTGTTCTGCGCCCGCGTCATCATCGGCTTCGACAATGTGTGCCTGTATGAGGATCTGGTCGCGCTGAACCAGTCGCTGGAGCGGCGCGTCAGTGAGCGGACGGCCGAACTGGCCGCCAACCAGGCCGCACTGGTCGCCGCCAAGGAGCGGGTGGAACGTGCGCTGGAGGCGGAACTGGTCGCCCGCGAGCAGCAGCGCCAGTTCGTTACCATGGTCAGCCACGAATTCCGCACCCCGCTGGCCATCATCGACAGCGCGGCCCAGATGCTGACCCTGCGGGCGGAGCGGGAAACCCCGGAATCGTTGGATCGGCTGCGCGTCATCCGCAGCAGCGTGCAGCGCCTGACCGGACTGATCGACACGCATCTGACCGACGAGCGGCTCCAGGCCGGGACGCTGAAGGTGCAGCGGGCGGAGGTCGATCTGCCGGCACTGCTGCGTTCGGTGACCGAACCCTTCCGCACCGCCTATCCCGGGTGCGACTTCCGACTCGATCTCGACCGTCTGCCGCCCATGGTGATGGCCGATGGGCATCTGCTGGGAATGCTCTTCAACAACCTGCTGAACAACGCCTTCAAATATTCGGATGGCGACTGCCGCGTCACGGCGAGCGGGTGGGCCGAGGGAAGCGTGGCGGTGGTGGAGGTCGCCGACCAGGGGCGCGGCATTCCACAGAACGAGCTGCCCCTGCTGTTCGAGCGGCATTACCGGGGGGCCGGTTCCGCCGGGGTGCCGGGAACGGGAATCGGTCTGCACACGGTGCGGCAGATCATCCTGCTGCACGGCGGATCGATCACCGCGGAAAGCACGGTCGGGCAGGGCAGCGTCTTCCGCGTCCGCCTTCCCGTGAAGGGCTGAATCCGCAACGCCGGGCTGCCGATGCGCGCCGCGATAATCCTTCCAGCGCAGCGGGCGGAAATGTAACGTGTTCATAACAAGGCCGACGCGATCTCCGGATGCGGTCCGGGACGTTCAGACGCAACAGGCGGCCTCGTCGCACTCCAACGGAAGAACCGTGGACTCCACCATGCTCGCTCAGCAATATGCCGGGATCAAACGGGACCTTGACGAGAAGGGCATCATCTTCTCGTTCAGTGGCTATCTGTCCGAGGGGATACTCTATTCCCTGGGAGAGGCGTTGCGGGAAAAGATGACGTTGGAGGACACCGACGGCCCGACGGTCCGCCGGGTCTTCGCCGTCTTCGTCGAGCAGATGCAGAACATCATCCGCTACTCGGCCGAAAAGGTGACCGGCGCGCGCGAGAAGCCGGTCGAGCTGAGCGCCGGCATGGTCACCATCGGCATGGAAGGCGGGAAGGTCTTCATCGTCTGCGGCAACACCGTGTACAACGCCGACGTGCCGCGCCTGCGCGAGCGGCTGGAGTATCTCAAGGGCTTGGACAAGGACGCGATCAAGACCTATTACCGGGAGCAGCTGCGCGAAACCCCGGAAGAGGGCGCGCGGGGCGCCAACATCGGGCTGATCGAGATCGCGCGCCGCGCCAGCGAACCCATCGAGTACGACTTCCTTGAAATGGACGAGGGCAAGAGCTTCTTCTGCCTCAAGGCTCGGATCTGAAAGCGGCTTGTGGACATCCGGACGACCATGGAATCCCTGAAATTACCCGCGACGGGCCGGACGCCCGAGGTCGATTTCGACTTTGCCCAAGGCGTGCTCCGCCTCAGCGGCGAGTCCTATCCCGACGACGTGGCGACCTTCTTCGGGCCGATCTTCGCAGCGCTCCGCGCCTTCCTGGCCGAAGCGGGCGGCCATCCCATCCGGTTCGACATGGAGTTGCTGTACTTTAACAGCTCCAGCGCGAAGGCGCTGATGAACATCTTTCAGATGCTGGAGACGGCGGCCAGCGAAGGGCGCAGCATTTCCGTCACTTGGTGTTACGAGGAGAACGACGACTCCATGCAGGAGTTGGGCGAGGATTTCTCCGAGGATCTGCATCACGTCGCCTTCACTCTGAAACAGATTCCCGCAGACGAAGCGTCATGACCTTCAACCTCTTCGCCGCCGAGGAGCAGGCCATCGAGCAGGCCCGCCTTCTGGGGGAGAGGCTGGGCGCGGCCGCGCCCGAACTGCGCGCCGATTTCGAGGCGCTGGTGGAGGCGTTCCAGCGCAGCACGCGCGAACAGCGCCGGCTGGTGCGGGTCAGCGACCGGCTGCAGGCGCAGCTCGGCTCCGCCAACCAGGAGCTGGAGCGCCGCCGGCAGGAGGCGGAAACCGCTCTGGCCGACCTGCGCGAGGCGCAGGAGGCGATGGTCCGCGCGGAGAAGCTGGCGTCCCTTGGCGCCCTGGTGGCCGGGGTGGCCCACGAGATCAACACACCGGTCGGCATCGCCGTGTCCTGCGCGTCGCATCTGTCCGACGCTACGTCGCGGTTGCGCGGGCGTGCCCAGACGGGCGAGCTGAGCAAGGCGGATTTTACCCGCTACGTCGCCACCGCCACGGACACGACGGCGCTGATCCTCACCAATTGCGAGCGGGCGGCCAAGCTGATCGCCAGCTTCAAGCAGGTGGCGGTGGACCGTGCCAGCGCCGAACGGCGCGTCGTGCATCTCAACCGCTACATCCAGGAAACGCTGGTCAGCCTGGAGCCGAAGCTCCGTCAAGGCAAGCACACCATCGCCGTGTCCTGCCCCGACGGGCTGGTGGTGGACACCTATCCGGGCGCCCTGTCGCAGATCCTGACCAATTTCGTGATGAACTCCGTCACCCATGCCTTCGTCGACGCGCAGGGCGTGGACGGGCAGGGCGGAGGCCTGTCGATCACCGTGGACGAGCCGGAGCCCGGCACCGTGCGGCTGGTCTACACCGACAACGGCCGGGGCATTCCGCCGGACCATCTGCCGCGGATCTTCGATCCGTTCTTCACCACCCGGCGCGGCGAAGGGGGCAGCGGGCTTGGCCTGCACATCGTACACAACTTGGCGGTCGGGGCGCTGAAGGGGACGATCTCCGTGGACAGCGCGCCGGGGCGGGGAACACGCTTCGTCCTGACCTTCCCGAAGGACACGCCTGCGGACGACGCATCCGCCTGAACGGCGTCGGAATCCCCGCCGTTCAGATCACACGGACCGGGGCGGAGAACACGTAGCCCACGCCGTGGACCGACTTGACCGGAGCGGTTTCGCCGATCGCGTTCTCCACCTTGTGGCGCAGGCGCCCGACCACCGTGTCGATGGAACGGTCGTCAGGGTTCCAGCGGCGGTTGTAGAGCGCGACGGAGATCTGGTCGCGGGTCGCCGGCTGACGGGCCTGTCCGGCCAGCAGGGAGACCAGCTTCATCTCCATGCTGGTCAGGCTGACGCGCACGCCCGCCGGGCTGGTCAGCGCCCAGGCCGTGGCGTCCAGAATCCAGCTGCCCTCGTCCATCGCGGGCTGGCCGGAGGGTTGCGAGGCCGGCGGGGTGGCGCCGGCGTTGCTCGTCTCCAGACGGCGGAGCAGGGCCTTTGCCTGGGCTTCCAACTCGCGCATCTCGACGGGCTTCACAAGATAGGCGTCGGCCCCCAATTCCAGCCCGACCACCCGGTCCACGGTGGAGCCGCGGGCGGTCACCATGATGATTCCGATGGCGGGATTCTCGCGCAGCCGTGTGGCGATCTTGAACCCGTCCTCACCCGGAAGGTTAACGTCCAGAACAACCAAGGATACCGGGCGTGACGCGATCTGCTCGTCCAGTTCGCGCCCATTCTTCGCTCCGATCGCGTCGAAGCCGCAACTGCGCAGGTACTCGATCATGTCACGTCGCAGAGACGCCTCGTCCTCGACGACAACGATCGTAACGGCCGCCATCCCCTCTGCTCCCCCGTTACCGGTGCTTATTGTTCATAGGGCCGGCGCGGAAACTATATGAAGTCGAATGGTAGGTCGAGTGACTTCGGCCCGCGACGGCCCCCTGCCGCACTATTACGCAATCTTTCGAAGGGTAGTTACGCGATTTCCCACAGGGTGTTCCGCGCCGGGACCGCGGGATCGCCGGCCAGCCGGACCCGGAAGCCGATCATGGTGATGTCGTCGCGTTGCGGGCGGTCGCCCTGGAAGCCGGACAGGCTGGCTTCGATGCGCTCCTTCTGCCGGTCGAGCGGCAGGGCGCTGCACTCTTCGACCACACCGTGCAGGCGGCGCTTGCCGAAGCTCCGCCCCCGCTCTCCGCCGCATTGGTCGGTCAGCCCGTCGGTGCAGATGTAGAAGGTCTGGTCCGGCTGCAGCTCCAGGCTGTGGTTCGTGAAGGCCGGGGCGGGGCCGGACGCGCGGTATCCCAGGCTGCGGCGGTCGGCGCGGATCTCGGTCAACCCGTCCGGGCCGGCGACGGCCAGGGGCAGGCGGGCGCCGGCATAGACGAGCCGCCGCTGCGCCGGTTGGACGTAGCACAGCGCCAGATCCAGCCCGTTGTCGAATCCGCCTTCCCAGCTTGCCGCGTCACCGTCCTGGTGCAGGGCCGCCCGCACCTTGTCGTCCACCGTGGCGAGCAGCGCGGCGGGGTCGGCGGCGCCCATGCCGTCCACCACATTGTTCAGCACGGCGCTGGCCGTCATGGTCATGAAGGCGCCGGGGACCCCGTGGCCCGTGCAGTCGGCCACACCGATCAGGAAGCCGTCCTCGACCTCGCGGTAATAATAGAAATCGCCGCTGACCACGTCGCGTGGACGCCACAGGACGAAATGCTGGGCCAGCCCGCCCTCCAGGACCTCCGGCTTCGGCAGGATCGAGGACTGGATCAACTGGGCGTAGTTGATGCTGTCCATGATGCGGCGGTTGATGTCGGCCAGCGCCTCCGTCCGCTCCTGGACACGGAACTCCAGCGTCTGGGTGTAGTCCTGGACCGTCTCGGCCATGCGGTTGAAGGTCTTGGTCAGGACGCCGATCTCGTCCTCCCGCTCGGTGGCGAGGCGGGCGCCGTAGTCGCCGCGGGAAACCGCCTGGGTCGCCTGGGTCAGCCGCCGCAGCGGACGGAGCACGACGCGGTTCAGCATGACGCTGATGATGGCGATGGCGGTGACCAGGGACAGCAAAAGCAGCCCGACCACCGGCAGCAGCGCCTCCAGTGTGTTGCGGTGGACCTCCTCCGTCGAATAGAGCAGGCGCAGCGTTCCCACCTGCCGGGTCACCCCGTCGCGTCCTCGCAGATCGATGATCTTCTCGACGGTGGTGGAGTCGGCGGAGGTCCTGGGGTCGCCGGACACCGCCATCGGCTCGCTGCGCCCTGGCTCGAAGACGGAGACGGCGAGGATGGCCGGGTCGCGCTCGCGCAGCGAATCGATGATGTTGCGGACGGCGCGGTCGTCGATCTCCCAGATCGGGTTGGCCAGCGCGTCGGTCTGCATGGCGGCGACCAGCTGCGCCCGCTTGGTCAGAGCCGAGACCTGCTGGTGTTCCACGATGTTGGCCGACACGGCCACGGCGACCATCCCAACGGCGGCGGCGGTGACCAGGATGACGCTGCCAATGCGGGTCAGCAGCGAACGGTCGCGCCGTCCAACGGCGAGGGAGCGCAGCTCAGTCACGGGGCGATTCCCAGCCGCGTCCACAGCGCCGGAAGCGCGCCGCTGCGCTCCAGCCGGTCGAGCGTGGCGTCGACCCAGGATGCGCCGATGGGACCGTCGCGCCGGACCAGGATGGTGTGCTCGTAGATCTGATCGGTGCGGTCGGACACCAGGAGCAGGGGCGCCATGTCGGGATTGGCTTTCAGGAATTGCGCCAGGAAGGAGCGGGTGACGATGGCCAGCGCGGCGCGCCCGGCGGCGACGCTGCGCACATTGCCTTCGTGCGTGACGGTCAGGCGGGTGTTGAAGCGCTTCTCCAGGATCTGCGGGTCGGCGGTCATGCCGGCGAAGGCGTAATGATAGCCGAGCCGCCCGAGGATCGTCTTGTCGTCGAGCCGGTCGAAATAGCTCTGGTCCATGCCGGGACCGGCCTTGGCGACGAACACCTCCGCGTCGCGCAGGAACACCCGCGAGGCCTCCACGGGGCGCCCCTTCCAGCCCCAGGTGAGGCTTTCGAAGGCGATCATGTCGAAGCGGCCCCGCTCCATGTCCTCGTAGCGCCGCTGGGGGGAGGTGCGGACCAATTCGAATCGGAAGTCGCTCTGCTCCGCGTTCAGCAGGTCGAGCAGGGCCTGCGTGACGCCGCCGCCGGACTCGGTGACGTAGGGGGGGAACTCGTAGCCACCGACCTTGACGGTCACCGGAGCGGTTGCGGACTCGGCGGGTGCGGACTCGGCGGTCGCGGCAAGGCCGGACGACGGAAGGCCGCCCGCCGCCCATCCGGCGAGCGCCAAGGCCAGTATCGTCCGGCGGGCAACCGCTTTTGCCATCTTCAGCCCCGATGCTGTTCGCACAGCCGTGCGAAGAATCCACGGCATTTTACCAATGTATGCGCGTATGCAGCAATGTTTGTCGTTGAATGTGAACGAGAAATTTCGCCGTCAGGCCGCTGCCGTTTCCCGTTCTGCCTCGGCCAGCCCGCCGATCTCCTCGCCGCTCAGGGTTTCGCGCTCCAGCAGGGCGGCGGTGATCCGCTCCAGCGCGGCGCGGTCGGCGGCCAGGATGCGCCGGGCGCGCTCCATCCCCTCGTCGGTGATGCGGCGCACCTCCTCGTCGATGCGCCAGGCGGTGCGTTCCGAGCGCACGACGGCGGGGTCGTTGCCGGCGTGGGCGACATAGCCGATGGCGTCGCTCATGCCCCAGGCGGTGACCATGCGGCGGGCGAGGTCGGTGGCGGCGCGGAAATCGGCTTCCGCCCCGGTGGTGACGGCGTCCGGGCCGAAGACCAGATCCTCCGCCGCCCGCCCGGCCATGGCGACGGCGATGTCGGCCTGCAGCTTGGCGCGCGACACCGACACGCGGTCACCCTCCGGCAACCGCACCACCATGCCCAGGGCGCGGCCGCGCGGGATGATCGTGGCCTTGTGGATGGGGTCGGCCTCCGGGCAGCGGATGGAGACCAGCGCGTGACCGGCCTCGTGATAGGCGGTCAGGTGCCGCTCGTGGCTGGAGAGGGCGAGGCTGCGCCGCTCGTTGCCCATCAGGACGCGGTCCTTCGCCGCCTCGAAATCGGCCATGCCGACGATGACGCGCCCGTTGCGCGCGGCGGACAGGGCGGCCTCGTTGGTCAGGTTGGCCAGCTCCGCGCCGGAGAAGCCGGGGGTGCCCCGCGCCACCGTGCGGACGCAGACGTCGGGGGCGAGGTGCAGCCGGCCGGTGTGGACGCCCAGGATGGCCTCGCGCCCGGCCACGTCGGGCAGCGCGACGTGGATGTGGCGGTCGAAGCGGCCCGGCCGGGTCACGGCGGGGTCCAGCATCTCCGCGCGGTTGGTCGCGGCGATCACCACCACCTCGCCGCCGCCCTCGCCGCTGTTGACAATGCCGTCCATCTCGACCAGGAGCTGGTTCAGGGTCTGCTCCCGCTCCGAATGGGAGTTGGATTCGCCGCGCTTGCCGGCCAGCGCGTCGACCTCGTCGATGAACAACAGGCAGGGGGCGGCGGCACGCGCCGTCTTGAAGACGCTGCGCACCCGTGCGGCGCCCAGCCCGACGAACATCTCCACGAAGTCGGAACCGGAGACGGTGAAGAAGGGCACCCCGGCCTCGCCGGCCGCGGCCTTCGCCAGCATCGTCTTGCCGGTGCCCGGCGGGCCGACCAGCAGGATGCCCTTGGGCACGCGGGCGCCGGCCATGGCGAAGCGGTGCGGGTCGCGCAGGAACTCAACGGTCTCGCGAAGCTCATCCTTCGCTTCGTCCACCCCGGCGACGTCGGCGAAGACGGTGCCGGTGTCGCGCGGGCGGACGCGGGTGGCGCGGCTGCCGCCGAGGAACTGCCCGCCGCTGAGCAGCAACGCGCCGACCAGCAGGCCGATCACCAGGAAGGGGGCCAGTTTCTCCAGAACGGAAACGGTGCCGGAGACCAGCCCGCCGGCCTCCGCCTCGAAGGCGATGGCGATCTTCCGCCCGCGCAGCTCCTTCAGCAGGTCGTCGGTGACCGGAACGACGGCGCGCAGCCGCTGGCCGTCCGGCGTGACGGCGTGCGCCCCGTCGCCGCGGAAGGTGACCGACACGATGTCCCCCCGTTCGGCCGCCGCCACCAAGTCGCTGTAGGTCGCGACCTCCTCGGCGCCGTCACGCGCGTAGTCGGTCCAGGCCGCGAAGGCGAACCAGCCAAGCAGAAGCGCAGCAACAACGGCGGCGGCGGTCAGGTACTTTTTCGGGATCGGCGGCATGGCGTCCTACGAAGGCGGTGAAAACCGTTTCCGGCACATCACCATCATTGATGAAGGCGCCACCGCCCCGCATCAACCGCATTCGGTCCAGGACTTTTCTTTGACCCAAAAGTAAGGAGAGGGTTAACGGCCCGGAGTCACTCCAGGCCGGCTTTCTTGCGCACGTCGTAGCTGCGCGTCCGCGACCATTCCTCCATGAACTTCACCAGTTCCGCGTCGGGCGGGTCGGGAAGGACGACCTTCAGCTTCACATACTGGTCGCCGGCCTGCTTGGTCGCCTGGTTCATCACGCCCTTGCCGCGCAGCCGCAGGGTGGAGCCGGTGTTGGCTCCCGACGGGATCTTCAGCGCGACCGGACCGCTGACGGTGGGCACGCGGATGGTGGCGCCGAGGACCGCCTCGTTCAGGGTGATCGGCACCTCGACATGGATGTCGGAGCCCTGGCGGGTGAAGAAGGGGTGGGCCTCGACATGGACCTCGACAATGGCGTCGCCCGCTCCGAAGCCGCCGGCGCCGGGAAGTCCCTGGCCCTTCAGCCGCAGCTTTGCCTGATCCTCCGTCCCTGGCGGAACGGCGACGTCGATGCTCTTGCCGTTGGACAGGCTGATGCGCCGCTTGGTGCCCTGCGCCGCTTCGATGAAGGGCACGGAGACCGAATAGTTGATGTCGCTGCCGCGCGACCGCGAGCCGCCGCCGGCACCCCCGCCCGCGGCGC
It contains:
- a CDS encoding sensor histidine kinase, whose product is MTFNLFAAEEQAIEQARLLGERLGAAAPELRADFEALVEAFQRSTREQRRLVRVSDRLQAQLGSANQELERRRQEAETALADLREAQEAMVRAEKLASLGALVAGVAHEINTPVGIAVSCASHLSDATSRLRGRAQTGELSKADFTRYVATATDTTALILTNCERAAKLIASFKQVAVDRASAERRVVHLNRYIQETLVSLEPKLRQGKHTIAVSCPDGLVVDTYPGALSQILTNFVMNSVTHAFVDAQGVDGQGGGLSITVDEPEPGTVRLVYTDNGRGIPPDHLPRIFDPFFTTRRGEGGSGLGLHIVHNLAVGALKGTISVDSAPGRGTRFVLTFPKDTPADDASA
- a CDS encoding substrate-binding periplasmic protein — its product is MAKAVARRTILALALAGWAAGGLPSSGLAATAESAPAESATAPVTVKVGGYEFPPYVTESGGGVTQALLDLLNAEQSDFRFELVRTSPQRRYEDMERGRFDMIAFESLTWGWKGRPVEASRVFLRDAEVFVAKAGPGMDQSYFDRLDDKTILGRLGYHYAFAGMTADPQILEKRFNTRLTVTHEGNVRSVAAGRAALAIVTRSFLAQFLKANPDMAPLLLVSDRTDQIYEHTILVRRDGPIGASWVDATLDRLERSGALPALWTRLGIAP
- a CDS encoding DnaJ C-terminal domain-containing protein, with translation MRDPYQILGLPRSASADDIKKAYRKLAKEFHPDLKPGNAANEERFKEISAAYTLLSDSDKRARFDRGEIDPSGQERHHGFGGRSRANAGRSRAYSGAGGGAGDDSFFGGEDWFSDLFGGGRRRGGPGGGAAGGGAGGGSRSRGSDINYSVSVPFIEAAQGTKRRISLSNGKSIDVAVPPGTEDQAKLRLKGQGLPGAGGFGAGDAIVEVHVEAHPFFTRQGSDIHVEVPITLNEAVLGATIRVPTVSGPVALKIPSGANTGSTLRLRGKGVMNQATKQAGDQYVKLKVVLPDPPDAELVKFMEEWSRTRSYDVRKKAGLE
- a CDS encoding SiaB family protein kinase, translated to MLAQQYAGIKRDLDEKGIIFSFSGYLSEGILYSLGEALREKMTLEDTDGPTVRRVFAVFVEQMQNIIRYSAEKVTGAREKPVELSAGMVTIGMEGGKVFIVCGNTVYNADVPRLRERLEYLKGLDKDAIKTYYREQLRETPEEGARGANIGLIEIARRASEPIEYDFLEMDEGKSFFCLKARI
- a CDS encoding DUF1987 domain-containing protein; translated protein: MESLKLPATGRTPEVDFDFAQGVLRLSGESYPDDVATFFGPIFAALRAFLAEAGGHPIRFDMELLYFNSSSAKALMNIFQMLETAASEGRSISVTWCYEENDDSMQELGEDFSEDLHHVAFTLKQIPADEAS
- a CDS encoding response regulator transcription factor; translation: MAAVTIVVVEDEASLRRDMIEYLRSCGFDAIGAKNGRELDEQIASRPVSLVVLDVNLPGEDGFKIATRLRENPAIGIIMVTARGSTVDRVVGLELGADAYLVKPVEMRELEAQAKALLRRLETSNAGATPPASQPSGQPAMDEGSWILDATAWALTSPAGVRVSLTSMEMKLVSLLAGQARQPATRDQISVALYNRRWNPDDRSIDTVVGRLRHKVENAIGETAPVKSVHGVGYVFSAPVRVI
- a CDS encoding SpoIIE family protein phosphatase, whose protein sequence is MTELRSLAVGRRDRSLLTRIGSVILVTAAAVGMVAVAVSANIVEHQQVSALTKRAQLVAAMQTDALANPIWEIDDRAVRNIIDSLRERDPAILAVSVFEPGRSEPMAVSGDPRTSADSTTVEKIIDLRGRDGVTRQVGTLRLLYSTEEVHRNTLEALLPVVGLLLLSLVTAIAIISVMLNRVVLRPLRRLTQATQAVSRGDYGARLATEREDEIGVLTKTFNRMAETVQDYTQTLEFRVQERTEALADINRRIMDSINYAQLIQSSILPKPEVLEGGLAQHFVLWRPRDVVSGDFYYYREVEDGFLIGVADCTGHGVPGAFMTMTASAVLNNVVDGMGAADPAALLATVDDKVRAALHQDGDAASWEGGFDNGLDLALCYVQPAQRRLVYAGARLPLAVAGPDGLTEIRADRRSLGYRASGPAPAFTNHSLELQPDQTFYICTDGLTDQCGGERGRSFGKRRLHGVVEECSALPLDRQKERIEASLSGFQGDRPQRDDITMIGFRVRLAGDPAVPARNTLWEIA
- the ftsH gene encoding ATP-dependent zinc metalloprotease FtsH; this encodes MPPIPKKYLTAAAVVAALLLGWFAFAAWTDYARDGAEEVATYSDLVAAAERGDIVSVTFRGDGAHAVTPDGQRLRAVVPVTDDLLKELRGRKIAIAFEAEAGGLVSGTVSVLEKLAPFLVIGLLVGALLLSGGQFLGGSRATRVRPRDTGTVFADVAGVDEAKDELRETVEFLRDPHRFAMAGARVPKGILLVGPPGTGKTMLAKAAAGEAGVPFFTVSGSDFVEMFVGLGAARVRSVFKTARAAAPCLLFIDEVDALAGKRGESNSHSEREQTLNQLLVEMDGIVNSGEGGGEVVVIAATNRAEMLDPAVTRPGRFDRHIHVALPDVAGREAILGVHTGRLHLAPDVCVRTVARGTPGFSGAELANLTNEAALSAARNGRVIVGMADFEAAKDRVLMGNERRSLALSSHERHLTAYHEAGHALVSIRCPEADPIHKATIIPRGRALGMVVRLPEGDRVSVSRAKLQADIAVAMAGRAAEDLVFGPDAVTTGAEADFRAATDLARRMVTAWGMSDAIGYVAHAGNDPAVVRSERTAWRIDEEVRRITDEGMERARRILAADRAALERITAALLERETLSGEEIGGLAEAERETAAA
- a CDS encoding DUF3369 domain-containing protein translates to MGQDMDEGLDDEPLFGPDDGFADDSAANARPADPWPVLVVDDDPQVHTMTEVLLRDFEFEGRPFEVVSALSAAAARSLLLTRPDIPVALLDVVMETDDAGLRLVRFIREDLNNHRMRIILRTGQPGQAPERDVVVAYDINDYKAKSELTAQRLFTTLVSGLRAWRDIVTIERHRQGLERILAASAPLFETRSMRTLVEELVDQLSKVVDNSGGAVLACRMVDRGDGKTRATVIAGSSRFARFIGRPASDALEPDLTAQVVAAFETQQSSFGSARCILAFRTREHGTTVFALERSEPYREDDHRLLQLFCARVIIGFDNVCLYEDLVALNQSLERRVSERTAELAANQAALVAAKERVERALEAELVAREQQRQFVTMVSHEFRTPLAIIDSAAQMLTLRAERETPESLDRLRVIRSSVQRLTGLIDTHLTDERLQAGTLKVQRAEVDLPALLRSVTEPFRTAYPGCDFRLDLDRLPPMVMADGHLLGMLFNNLLNNAFKYSDGDCRVTASGWAEGSVAVVEVADQGRGIPQNELPLLFERHYRGAGSAGVPGTGIGLHTVRQIILLHGGSITAESTVGQGSVFRVRLPVKG